Genomic DNA from Budorcas taxicolor isolate Tak-1 chromosome 5, Takin1.1, whole genome shotgun sequence:
attttccccattttttttttttaagggaagtaAACAGGCTCAAGGAAGCTGAGAGTTAAAAAAGTAAGGGCCTACTAATTGAGAAGAGAAAATTACTCACTTGGGAAGCAAGGAGATAAAGGCAGAGATGAAGATCAACAGGTATGCAGAAAGACAGGCAGTCTGGAAGAGCAAACAAAGTAATCTCTAGAAAGCTCTTGAAGTTCCCTGGGCCTCAGTATCCCTACCTGATAGATGGGTTTAACAATATTTCCCAAATGCTGATATAAAAAGCCGATATGAAGTAGGTTTTTAGTATGAACAGCTTTTATGTGACGTTATTAATGTATATGCCAACCCTATTTAGTAGGTCCTGTtagccaattttatttatttatttttggctgtgctgggtcttccctgctgcttgcggtctttctctagttgaggtacatgggcttctcagtgCTGTGGCTTCTGTTTTTGCAGAGCGAAAGAGGGGCtcaaaggctcagtagttgcagcccaagggcttagttgcccttcaACGTGTGGAATCtactcagaccagggatcaaacccatgtcgcctgccttggcaggtggattcttaaccactggaccaccagggaagtccatgttagCCCAACTTTAGAAAcaaaaactaaggctcagagaagtaacttgaccaaggtcacaaaCTAGGAAGGGAAAAGACAACAAACCAAGGCTATCTGACGTCTAACGAGGCCACTGTCCTTCCCACTGCACCACCCACTgcgggaggaggaggcagggcgtGGGCAGAGGCCCCTTGGGGAGCTGGGACGGGACCCACGAGCGTAGTGCCGGCTGGGAGCTGGGCCCTACGGCTGAGCTGAGCCGCTCTGAGAGGCCGGGACCCTTGGCAAAGGGTCTCACAGGGCCAGCCTGAGGAACCAAGGAAGGATTCTTTCTCAGGAAAGGACTTGCGAACCATCTGGCAGGAAAATGACAGAGGCAGGAGCACGGAAGGGATCGGGGACCAGAAGACCCAATAAGAACCTTGACAGCAGGGAtctccttggcggtccagtggttaagactcctcgctcccagtgcagggggctcgggttcaacctctcatcagggaactagatcccacatgccacaactaataaataaatgtatttatatataaataaatctatcaataaacaaattatttataaataaatctacCAATAAGTCATTTGTTTACACATAAATCTATTAAGTAATTTAGTTATAAGTAAatctatcaataaatatttttaaaatacataataattaataaaataaatttttaatatattttttaaagaatcttgaCATTGGGGCTGAAGGAGACAAGGGGTGCACTGAGGGAGGCAGGCACACCCCAAGAGCAGATGTGAATATAAGAAGCAAGAACTTACTGGACTTGGGGCAACCAACCTACCAACTCACCAAGACGCCCAGCAGGTCCTCACTGTAGTATCCAAACACCAAGAAGGCCCTACGTGACCCAGCCCTCCTCTGTCCTCACTGGCCAACTCTGCCCCCAGGCACCATCATTCAGTTTATTCCCACAGTAGGGTCTTTGTACTGGCCATTCCCTCTGCCAGCAGCACTGGAGCCCGATTCTTCCTCCTCATCCAGGTCTCAGCTCCTTCGTCACTGACTCAGGAAGGCCCTCCCTGGCCCCTCCAGCCAGTGATGCCACTGGCACCCCAGTCCCTTATTAGCATGTGAAGCTGGTTTATTTTCTGGGTAACACTTCTGAGACCCGGCAATTATCCTATTTAATGGGTTCCTTGGGCAGTCTGTCCCCTTCCACCCGCATGAAGCTCCGTGAAGGCAGGAACTGTGTCTCTCTTGTTTGTTACAGTATTGGCAGCACCTTAAAAAGCACCTGacagaacttccctggcagtccattggttaggacCTCACCTTCCAATACCCGGGGTGTAGGTTCGTCCAtgactggggagctaagatccctccCACATGACTTGGGGCCAAAAAagcgaaacataaaacagaagcaacattgtaacaaattcaataaagactttaaaaatgacccacattaaaaaaaaatctttaaaaaatttaaaaactaaaaagcacCAGCATACAATAGATACTTAACAGTATCTGAATGAATTGATGCAGAGGAGTGAAGGAAAACTGAGGGAGATTGGAATGAAGGATTTGGGACATTTAGTGGGAACAGGGCATCTTTCTCAGGTCTGCCTTTCAGATGTGTAATGTTTCAGGTGTCATTCAGCTCCCTAGGGGACGTGTCCTTAGCAGAAGACAGAAGCAGGGGACCAGAGGGCGGAGAAAGAAATTTGGTGAGAATAAATATGCATCTGTCAGGGAGAAAGTACTAGAGAAGGGGGGTGGGTCAGAGGGTCATGAACAAGGCTGGAGTTCTGGCATCTTGTGGGGAAAGTGacctggggaggggacaggggcaGGTCACACTCATGGTCATGCACCTGTCAGGAGTGAGCAGgatccctgcccctccctccccaatGAACAAGAGCCCCGGTTACCCAGATGGAGCAGGGGACTTACCCATGGGACAGCATTTCCCCAGAGGGGTGGGGAGTCCCAGGCAGAAGGCACAGGGGGCGGGGTCGAGCCCGTGGCGCAGCTGTGCAGGGGCCCAAGCCAGGTGAGGAAGAATGCTCAGAAACCAGCCACTTTCCTCTCGATGCTGCCTGCCAGGCCACAGGCACTGCGGGAACAAGCCCCTGGACTAAATAACCCCGGAAAAGGGACAGGTGGGGCGGAGCTGGCCTCAGCAGCTGGCTTCTCCCTCCAGCCCCACTCGGCAGTCTAGCGCCAGCCCAGCACGGCCTGCCTgtcccccgcctccctccctggggaagggaggagccACCTGGAACTCCACCTGGCCCGCCAGCCAACCGAGCCGCAGGAAGCTGGGTGCTGCGGGCAAAGCCCAGGAAGTCACCCTGGCCAAGGGAGCACCAGCCAATGGGGAAGTCTCCAGGGGCACAGAAGCCCAGGAGCCTCAGGAAAAGTCCAGAAAGCCCCACTGCTCAAAGAGGGTGAAGTCTGTGCAGGCCACCCCACCCAGGGGGGGTTGAGGGGCCGGCCCATTCTCCCACTCTGCACTCTGCCCTGGAGCTGGTCCAGCCCTGAAGGAACACAGGAAAgatctggaaagggaaatgggacAGCCTGAAAGGCAAGAGGGAATCAGGCGGGACGTAGAGGTTGTCAGGGTCACAAAAAACAGACATCAACACTAAGTCACAGGCACATTTATTATCCTGCGGTACAATTAGGTCTTCCCTTCCCCAGCAGTGTTAACGGGAGGGCCAGTCCTCAGGAGGCAGCCACGCTGCCACCTGAAGCAGGCCCGTGGGGAGGCAGGGTCATGGGTGGCAGGAACAGAGCCTTCAGCTTCCCCGACAGGCTGGCAATCTCGGGATCCTGGGCTTCGTAAGACTTAACAAGGCGGGCAAACTTAAGAACACCTGCAAAGGGGAACGAAGCTTCAGTCCACATCCACAGGGGAAGGATGTGCCCAAGATGGCAGGAGGGAGCAGCCTGAGCTGGAGTGGATGGCTGCTTCCCCTCTGGCCAGGTAGCTGTCTTCAAAACAAGACCCAGGCGATGCCCTGCGTGGTCCGGATAAATTATTTCCTGGTCTACACCAGGCACAACCGGATGGGATGCAGTGAATGAAAACATCCCAAAGCAGTGTGCTTCCCAGGATCAGATTAACCATTTTAGCAGTTTTGTCACAAGAGCCCAAAGGATGCGTACCCAACAGAACAAGATCGCCAGTCTATAACCAGGACACAGGAGGATCATGGGCCAGCTGGGTGGGATCAATAAACACTCTTGGAGAACTCCGCGATCTCACCCAAGAAACTGAACCCTCAGATTAGCCAGCCCTCAGATTAGCTGAAgcactttttgggggggggggggaggggcgctGCAGAAGTGTGTGGTCACATAGACATTTCACTAAAAGCCATCAAAATGGGACTCATGGTACGTTCTCCTGTGGCCTCCATCACTGGTTTATTGGCCTCCATCACTGGTTTACTAGCAGAGCCTGATTTCTCATCTTAAAACGGAGTAACAGTATAATTAATGGTAACGACAACATGCATTTAAGAACCTCTCGGCTCAAGATTACAGCAGACCCTGGGCTCTGAGCGCCAACACTGTTAGACTGTGGCTGCCGCCATGTGGCGAGAAAGGGGACGACGGCTCAGGAACCCAACAGATCCATCGTCCTTTCCTCGACCCAGTTCACCGCCAACCCCCGTCCGACCCACCTTCCCCATCGCAGCTGAAGCCGTAGGCTTTAATAACCTCCTGCTGAATCTGCGTGGCTACGGGCAGCACGAATTGCAGCATTTTGCCCATGTCGTTACACGCGTTGTCCCGAGCCTCGTCCATGCGAACGGCATTCTCCGGCGCCGAGAACGCTTGGATCACCTCAGCCAGGACCACTGTGCGCAGTCGCCGCCGCGAGTGGGCATCCGAGTCCCGCCGACCCGAGCGGCCGACAGCGCAAGGAAAAGGGCAGCGGATTAGTGTACTGAAGCCGTAATAACCGGATAAGTTCGGCCCCCGAATTCCTCGCTGAGGGAAAGGGAGGCCCCTCTGAAGAGAGAATGGTCCCGCACGCCCCCACTTCCCAGCGAATGCAGTCACACCTCTCGCCCAGCGCCCTTCTCGAGAAAGGAGCCCACCCGGCAAATGGGAGGCTTCTCACCCTTGGCCTGCTCGGCGCTCAGGGCCGCGGACTGAGCCGAGGCGGACGCCATGGGACAAAAGATGCACGTGCGGCAACGACAAGCTGGCAAGAAACGAACCAGCTCCTAGCGCGGCCCTCTCGGCGCAGGGGGGAGGCGAACGGGAAGCTACATCAGACAGAGCCGGAAACTTCCACACAGGAGTCCCAACCCCCCAGGTCTTCTCCACCAGCAACTGGGTAACACgtaaaccaaaaaaataaaaccggTATCAACAGAAAACAACACCTTCCCAcccaaatatttttctattgttgATATCGACCAGTGTGGGAGGGGCTTTCCGGTAAGAACCGGAAAGCCTGCTAGACAAATTCTAAAAGAGCTGTAACACTGTATGCGTAGCGGCCGGAGAGCGCGCGGCATAGCCACCAACCCCGCTGGCAGTGAGGGTGAGCCCCGACGGCCGGTTGCTAGCTCCGACTGCTCTACAGATAACGAGACACACTGCGACTTTCGGAGGGGGAGACAGTGGTCTAAGGAACTCTCTTAAATCCTTCGCGGCTAGAGTTTGTGAACGTTGGATGGGGGCCTATGCAAATGACCCGATGCCGATTGGCTAAGGAGGAAGCCAGTCACGCCCCCTTTAGTTTTTAAGAACGCAGACAGGGCTTCGCCGCAAAAGAGCTCGGCGGCTCCCGCGCTTTCCTAAAATGGTCTTGCGTCGAGGTGTGAGCTGACGCCCTCTAATTTCCCTTCCCTTCTGGGCGTTTGAAATTGTCCCCCCACTCCCTCTCCCCGCAACCTTAGGGTGGTTAAGACACCTGGGTTCTAAACCTATTGCAGCCACGCCCCCTGCACCTCCGCTGTATCGCCATTTCTAGCTACTCAACCGAAAGGATTCGGGTCCCCGGAGACTCCTAGCTGTGGGACCAGTGGCAGAAACGCCTCCCGAGTCTGCGTAGTTCCCTAGAACTGTCCTGGGCCGCCAGCATCCTGACTGCCCAGCCTTGGGCACCCCCCCTTATGGTGGAGCCAGGCCTCCAGGACCCCGGGTTCTTTGTGAGTCCCCTCTCCAACTCGCCAGGGTCCCTACCCACTTCCGGGCTGGTCTCTGGGAGGTCGCacggctttctctcgaggtgtcACTGCGCGGAGACCCACACCGCCACCCACGCCCCACAGCCCACAAAGAAACAGCCACAGACATCTTCCTGGGGAGTCGTGAGgatgtttttgtttggttggtttcgTTTGGGATGTTCTTTAAAGAGCGtcatatagatatttatatatataaattattaatgtGGGGGAGGGGCAAGGGTCATACATCGCAGTGAGGGTGCGCACACGGGGGTTGGGGGGacggctggggaggggcaggggcggcACACGATGCTACGCAAAACAGCCACAGCTAACAGATGAAATAATCACaccaggggtggggggcgggcagcggccacggggcggggaggggtgggtTGGACGTGGGGGAGGAAGAAAGTTGGGGGCCAAGGGAGAGGGACCCGGTCCAAGATACTGTGCGCTttctgcccccacccaccccctccccaccacaagAGCCTCGGCCTTGCATAGAGCCTCGGCCTTGCAtctgtcccttcctccctcctgcccaGAGGCCCGAGGCCCGGGCGCACCCGGAAGCTCTGAGTGGCAGGTGGGAAGGGAGGCCTCCTTGGTCCAGAGGCAGGGGCATGGTGCTCTCTCGATCGCAGGTCCTACAGCGGCTTGTCGCTTTCCTTCTTCAGATGACTAGGGGGAGAGCGGACAGaatagggggtgggggggaaacaGACTGAGGTCCATCCTGAGTCGGCCTGCTCACTGAGGATGGGTGCCCTCCCGCGGGGGCCACACCCACCCCTGGCGGGCTGGGGTGCATCCCCTCCGCCGGGTCCCTTCCGGTGGGTTCCAGGCACCCTGTGGTACCTGTAGTAGTCCTCCTGGGCGGGCAGCGGCACACTGTGCAGCGGGTGATGGGCGtgcagccactgctgctgctccagCGCAAGGCGCTGCAACTCAGCTGACTGTGCGTGCATGGCCTGCAGCTGGTGAGCTGCCGACATCGGGGCAGAGAGGGAGGCTGGCAGGTCCCGGTATGGAGCAGCTGTGGGCAGGAAGGGCAGGGGCCACATGAGTGATGAGGTACTCAGGTGGCCAGACACTGTACATACAGAGGAACCGCAACTAATCAACTTAGGTGACAGCTGGTCCTGCAAGCTGCCAAGGTGGTTAGGATCCAGGCCTCTGAGCCTGACCCTAACATCTGTGCTTCTCGGCCAGGACCTCAGCCGTCCAGCTTCCATTCCCAGTTCCTCCCACCACCTCCTCATCTCTCCTCTCCCCAAGCCCAATAAGACTAATTCCAGCACCTAACTTCCTCCATTCTTTCTCTCCAGAGAccgtccccacccccaacctccatCCTTACCAAAGAGCTGGTGACGAAGAACTTCGTTCTCGTGCAGAGGGTGAGGAAgaagggggttggggagggtcCCAGCTGGGTAGGGGATCCGGGTAAGGTGAGACCCTGAGGCCAGGGGGTCAATGAGAGGGTGCACcgaggcagaggctggagggtaGAGAAGAGGAAGGTGTCACAAGAACGCAGGTTTGGGGAAAACCATGCATTTGGGTGAAGGGCTCCATGCCTGGGAAGAGAGGTGGACAATCAAACACAGGGTGATCCAGTGAATCAAAAAAGGCACAATGGAGGGGCTAGGGGTctgggagatggacagggaaagaCCCTACTGCAGGAGGGACAGACGGACGGATGGCAGAGGACAGGAGATTCCAGTTCTCAGAGGGACCTGAGGAATAGGGAGTGGACTACCGagaggagatggaagagaaaaggaagtttAGGAAATGAGACAGGGAAGAACTTAGAGAGCACAAGGAGCCTGGAATGAATGTGACTGGAAGGCTAGAGGGGGCAGTGTTCTGACAATTAGAAAAATAGTAGAAAGATTCATTGTGAGTAAAGCTCATTGTCACTTGTGATCCCACAACCTGAGCCACAGGGCTTTCTAGAAGGTCACATATCTATAGATTCGGAGAGGAACATGAAACATCTCTGCCTAGATGGAGAAGATGGCAAGAAACAATAAAGCTGAACCCAGAGGAGCAAGGAAATAGTTATGAGAAGGGCTCAGGGACAGGCTGTGAGGGGAGGAAGGTCACACTGCTTTAAAGGTCCCCACCTCCGGCTTCTACCATGGGGTGTGGAGGGAGACGCCAGACCTGAATGGGGCTGGGGTGTGAGACAGGGTCTCTGTAGTAGGGCTGGGGTAGGAGGAGACAGGCTGGGGAGGCAAAGACCAGGGCAGCAACCTCAGCAGAGCAGCTCAGGCCAGATGTGGGGTGGGAAGTCCAGGCCTGAGCAACAGAAGTGCGCAATGACCTGCTAGGATGCAAGGTGATCTCAAAGGGCCTGGCCAAGGACGAGGGAGTCTCACCTGCGTGGATGGCATCCTGCTGGTGGAGGTGCAGGTGAGAGTGGATGTGGGAGTGCTGGTGGTGATGGGGGGTCACGTTGAGCATCTGCAGCCGCGCCAGCGGGTCATTGCCCAGGGCGGCCACCCTTTCTGCGTGCTGCCTCTCAGCCGCCAGGCGCTCCGCGTAGGACATGTCAGGCCGCAGGGCGGGCCCGGCTGCCAGCGCTAGACGTTCTCTCTCCAGGGGCCCCAGGCTCGGATGGAAGGGGAAAGGGTGCAAGCCCGGGGGGCCAGGCTGCAAAGCCAGGCCCCCATGTCGCGGAAAGGGATCCAGGCCTGGCCCAGGGACCCCATGTAGGGGCTCCAGCTCGCTGGGCTTCACCTCAAAGCCAGGCTTGAGGCGGTCACGCAGGTCTCGTTCCCGGGCTTCCCGCTCCCTCTCCCGGGCTGCTGGGTCACTGCTGTACAAGGCCGGGACATTGTAACCCAGGAGCCCCGGGTCCACTGCCCCCAGGGGCACGTAGAACGGATGGTTGCGATTGCCAGGAGACATCACGTGGGGCCGGGCGTATTCGCTGAGGGTGCGTAGGGCTGGAGTGTCGGGGCCCAGGTAAGGGGGCACTGTAGCCACAGCACTGCCCGGCTCAAACGGAGGGCGATGGGGCACTGGGCCGAGAGATGGGCACTCCACTGGAGCACGGCCCTCCTGAGCCAACTTCTGTGGGACACAGGGAGACGCGGGGTCAACAAGGCAGGTCCGGGTCCTCAGCTGCTAATTTGTCTCAGCACCTGAATGCCTAAAGCATTAGCTTACTGTAACTCGGCCTACCAGGGATTTCCCTGCCCCTTCTCTTCTACAGAGGAGAGATGCTCTTCCTACGATCCACGGGTACTCTGACCTGAGCTTGCCTTTCTTCAGCCCAAGGATGCAATTCCTGCCGCTGGAATCCTCTGGTTTCCATTTCCTGGGTAGCCATGGCTCCTCCTGTCCGACAGGTGGCGCATGGCCCCACCCCCTCGAACCTCCCTGAGTCGCGTAGAGGGCGGCCCCGAGGAGGGAGGCGCGCACAGTGACGCACTCACCACGCTGCGTTCCAGCTCGCGCTCCTTCTCGCGCTCGCGTTCCTTCTCGCGCTCCCGCTCGCGCTCGCGCTCCTTTTCTTCGCGCGCGCGCTGCTCGGCCTCGCGCCGCACCTTCTCTACCAGGTCGGCCCGCTTCTTGGCCAGCTTGGAGCCCTCCAGCGGCACGAAGTACAGATCGCTGCGCGCGCACGAGTTAAAGCCGCGGTCCAGGTGTTTGTTGAACCTGCCGGGCGCCGAGGTAGCGTGCGCTCAGCCCCTGCGAGCCGCAACCCCACTGGCGGCCGAGAGCAGGGCCTGGAGTACTTTGAAAAGCATTACTCGAACGCGGGGCCCATCCCGCGCCCGccaaccccaaccccagcccAGGCGCTCACCTGGCCGACTGGCTGGCATGGCTGGGCACATCTACCACCTTGGGAGGGGGCGAGGGGCTGCGGGCCGGGGGCACCGGGCTCTCGGGGGTCTCATATTCCTCCGCCGGCTCCTGTTTGATCTGCGTGGCGCTCAGGGGCGGCCCAGAGGCGGCGGCCGCAGGCGGTGCGGGCAGGGATGACAGGCCGGAGGGCCCCGCAGGCGGCAGCGGCCCGGGCCCCACGGTGGGCGACCCCGGCTTGAAGGTCCCTGGGCCTGCGGGCGGCGAGGTGCCTCGGTAGCCCGGTGGGGTCCCCGTTCGGAAGGAGGGCGGCGACCCCGGCTTGTATCCAGGTGGAGTGGCTGTCTTGTAGGCCCCTGGGGACGGGGCTCGCTTGCCATACGGCAGGGGCCCAGGTGGGGAGGCTGTCTTGTAGCCTGCTGGCGAGGAAGCCACTGTAGCAATGACCGTGGAAAGTGTGGCCGAGGAAGTGGTGACCGGAGGCACCGGTGGAAAGGGGTAGGGCGCCCCTGGGGGGCCCTGGGAAGGAGAGGGGTGTGAACCTGGGTAGGACCcttgagaggaggaagaggaattgGAAGAGGAGGCTGGGGGTCCATTGGGACCTGCTTGGCTGTAGGACACCTGGCTGTGAGGTGGGGGCAGGTGTGCTGGCCCTGGTGGATAGGGTCTCAGAGACCCCAGGGAGGGAGACATGGCATAGGGGTGTGCATGGTGGGAACCACCGCTCTCCAGGGGGTGAGGATATGGTCCAGGGGGAGGGGGCCCAGAGCCCCCATGATGTGatggtggttgctgctgctgttgctgttgctggtggtggtggtgatgtgttGGGGCTGATGGGTGAGCTGTGGACTGGCCTCCAGCTGAAGGAGGGAAGGGACCTGGGTGGGCACTGCTGTTGGCTAAGAGGCGGCCATAGGGAGGAGGTTGTGGGGGACCCTGGCTCCACACAGCCTGGGATGGGAGAGAAGGCTGCGTATACTTGGGGGGCTGATTGGAGACAGAGAGACTGGTcgggggagggaaggagtgggGATAACTGGGCAGTGCCTGGGAAGCGGGGTACTGGGAGGCAGAGGCAGAAGAA
This window encodes:
- the C5H12orf57 gene encoding protein C10 — its product is MASASAQSAALSAEQAKVVLAEVIQAFSAPENAVRMDEARDNACNDMGKMLQFVLPVATQIQQEVIKAYGFSCDGEGVLKFARLVKSYEAQDPEIASLSGKLKALFLPPMTLPPHGPASGGSVAAS
- the ATN1 gene encoding atrophin-1 isoform X1, which translates into the protein MKTRQNKDSMSMRSGRKKEAPGPREELRPRGRASPGGVSTSSSDGKAEKSRQTAKKARVEEASTPKVSKQGRSEEISESESEETNAPKKTKTEQELPRPQSPSDLDSLDGRSLNDDGSSDPRDIDQDNRSTSPSIYSPGSVENDSDSSSGLSQGPARPYHPPPLFPPSPPPPDSTPRQPEPGFEPHPSVTPTGYHAPMEPPTSRMFQTPPGAPPPHPQLYPGGSGGGVLSGPSLGPKGGGAASSVGASSGGKQHPPPTTPISISSSGAGGAPSTKPPNTSVGGGNLPSAPPPTSFPHVTPNLPPPPALRPLNNASASPPGLGAQPLPGHLPSPHAMGQSMGGLPPGPEKGPTLAPSPHPLPPVSSSAPAPPMRYPYSSSASSSAAAASSSSSASASQYPASQALPSYPHSFPPPTSLSVSNQPPKYTQPSLPSQAVWSQGPPQPPPYGRLLANSSAHPGPFPPSAGGQSTAHPSAPTHHHHHQQQQQQQQPPSHHGGSGPPPPGPYPHPLESGGSHHAHPYAMSPSLGSLRPYPPGPAHLPPPHSQVSYSQAGPNGPPASSSNSSSSSQGSYPGSHPSPSQGPPGAPYPFPPVPPVTTSSATLSTVIATVASSPAGYKTASPPGPLPYGKRAPSPGAYKTATPPGYKPGSPPSFRTGTPPGYRGTSPPAGPGTFKPGSPTVGPGPLPPAGPSGLSSLPAPPAAAASGPPLSATQIKQEPAEEYETPESPVPPARSPSPPPKVVDVPSHASQSARFNKHLDRGFNSCARSDLYFVPLEGSKLAKKRADLVEKVRREAEQRAREEKEREREREREKEREREKERELERSVKLAQEGRAPVECPSLGPVPHRPPFEPGSAVATVPPYLGPDTPALRTLSEYARPHVMSPGNRNHPFYVPLGAVDPGLLGYNVPALYSSDPAAREREREARERDLRDRLKPGFEVKPSELEPLHGVPGPGLDPFPRHGGLALQPGPPGLHPFPFHPSLGPLERERLALAAGPALRPDMSYAERLAAERQHAERVAALGNDPLARLQMLNVTPHHHQHSHIHSHLHLHQQDAIHAASASVHPLIDPLASGSHLTRIPYPAGTLPNPLLPHPLHENEVLRHQLFAAPYRDLPASLSAPMSAAHQLQAMHAQSAELQRLALEQQQWLHAHHPLHSVPLPAQEDYYSHLKKESDKPL
- the ATN1 gene encoding atrophin-1 isoform X2, whose product is MKTRQNKDSMSMRSGRKKEAPGPREELRPRGRASPGGVSTSSSDGKAEKSRQTAKKARVEEASTPKVSKQGRSEEISESESEETNAPKKTKTEELPRPQSPSDLDSLDGRSLNDDGSSDPRDIDQDNRSTSPSIYSPGSVENDSDSSSGLSQGPARPYHPPPLFPPSPPPPDSTPRQPEPGFEPHPSVTPTGYHAPMEPPTSRMFQTPPGAPPPHPQLYPGGSGGGVLSGPSLGPKGGGAASSVGASSGGKQHPPPTTPISISSSGAGGAPSTKPPNTSVGGGNLPSAPPPTSFPHVTPNLPPPPALRPLNNASASPPGLGAQPLPGHLPSPHAMGQSMGGLPPGPEKGPTLAPSPHPLPPVSSSAPAPPMRYPYSSSASSSAAAASSSSSASASQYPASQALPSYPHSFPPPTSLSVSNQPPKYTQPSLPSQAVWSQGPPQPPPYGRLLANSSAHPGPFPPSAGGQSTAHPSAPTHHHHHQQQQQQQQPPSHHGGSGPPPPGPYPHPLESGGSHHAHPYAMSPSLGSLRPYPPGPAHLPPPHSQVSYSQAGPNGPPASSSNSSSSSQGSYPGSHPSPSQGPPGAPYPFPPVPPVTTSSATLSTVIATVASSPAGYKTASPPGPLPYGKRAPSPGAYKTATPPGYKPGSPPSFRTGTPPGYRGTSPPAGPGTFKPGSPTVGPGPLPPAGPSGLSSLPAPPAAAASGPPLSATQIKQEPAEEYETPESPVPPARSPSPPPKVVDVPSHASQSARFNKHLDRGFNSCARSDLYFVPLEGSKLAKKRADLVEKVRREAEQRAREEKEREREREREKEREREKERELERSVKLAQEGRAPVECPSLGPVPHRPPFEPGSAVATVPPYLGPDTPALRTLSEYARPHVMSPGNRNHPFYVPLGAVDPGLLGYNVPALYSSDPAAREREREARERDLRDRLKPGFEVKPSELEPLHGVPGPGLDPFPRHGGLALQPGPPGLHPFPFHPSLGPLERERLALAAGPALRPDMSYAERLAAERQHAERVAALGNDPLARLQMLNVTPHHHQHSHIHSHLHLHQQDAIHAASASVHPLIDPLASGSHLTRIPYPAGTLPNPLLPHPLHENEVLRHQLFAAPYRDLPASLSAPMSAAHQLQAMHAQSAELQRLALEQQQWLHAHHPLHSVPLPAQEDYYSHLKKESDKPL